The Ptiloglossa arizonensis isolate GNS036 chromosome 2, iyPtiAriz1_principal, whole genome shotgun sequence sequence GCCACTAAGGTTTCATCCTTCCTATGCAAGCTCCTTCCGCCATTATTCTTCGCGCAAATAGACATACTGTAAAAATAGGAGGCATTCCCAGAATGCTCACAGTTGAAGAAATGATCAGTGGATTTGATGTCACATTATTGTTAATCTGGAACATTATTTTTCAGTTTCTATTAGCAGAAAGAAGTAAATAAGTTAAACCAGAGCGAGATATAAACGACAATTAATTTTGTTCActatttattgtaatttagCTAATTTACTGAATGCTTTTATAATTTAGTTAAGTTGCTTTGTGTCACTAGTATCAGTTTGATAGGTGAAGTACAACGACTCGTGTTGATATTTTGACGCTACAATATTATAGAAGTTGTTACTATTAATACTTGCCTGAGTAGTATACAGCAAGTTTCATTCCTCTTCAATTTGAAACTATTATTTCGAGTCATCGAAGAGCTTCGATCGGCTACCACCAATGGCCAGCGTAGTCACGAGCTTTCGAGCTCTCAGACCACCGCATTCCTCGTCAAGCACGGCCAATCACGTCCTTGCCAGCAACACGAATTATCGTCTAGCATACTGCAATAGGCGTGCTAGGTTCACGTTGTCAGAGTCATGAACAGAACCGGTTCTATCGATTGTGTCTGGTCGTTGGATAAGTGCAAGGCTTCGACCTGGTAGACCTGCCGGTAGCAGACACGACTTACGGATCATTTGCTGGATCGCGAGCCATTTCTCGTGATCCTTATCGCAATGGTCGATCGCAATTGACTGTTTAACTACCGTGAATATTGAAATTAACGTTTGTCTCAACAGGCAAGTGAGCGTTCGGAGATCGAAGATCAAAATCTCACCTGAAGTTCTTCGTCGTTTAACAATATTACTTGTTCATTTTCACTCGAAGTACACGGTGCCCGTTgatggaaattaaaataaaaaaaaaaaaaagaaatacaatcaGATGCACAGATTCGGAAGTTCTAGCTCTTGAAGAAAGTGCAGAGTGATAAATCATCGGATTTATTGTAGATATATATTAATTACGAGGGagtcgtttaaatatttatcattaacATAATGACCAGGTTATGTATACTTAACTAGTTTCTgaaatttgttactttttgtcaaaataaaagtaacgaaGGATGAAGGCAGAAGGATGAAAGCAACAGGACCACattcgtatttttatttcactgtAAACAGACAATAGGTACAAAATATAGAATACATATTGGTGGCAAGggacagaaattcctattgcaaaatTGTCTCATTTCACTATTCTTTCGCCAACATGGTTCATTGTTTTGTAAGATGTTGTAACAACAAGTATCATAAGTGCCTCTTAAAATCTACGTTAAcatttcataattattaataactgtATATggcaataaaattcaaattgcaatgTCAGCAATATGAAACGtttgtatttatataaaataatcgaaacgatattaacattaagtaaaattatttacaaacattCGAACATCgtcaaataaatggataaacgaaaacCAAGTCTCGTGAAGCGTAAAAAATCAGGTACGATACAAACTGTGCTTCTCATAATTGCTTCTACGTGCAAAAATTACATTGTGTGGTTTTCATGTTACGAGAAATGTCAAAAAAGCAGTTTGacagaaagtcgaacgatttcgaTCCATCTCAGTTGCGAgactttttgtaaatattaattttataatgtaaCAAATTCAATGAAGTTCAggtaaacaaaaaagaaagaaagtttcCTACAAGTTGTTCTTCTGTATAACAATGTTCATCTCTAAGACAAACCTATAAAAACAATtacttgaaattattattttcaaaataaattgaaCCTACAAACCGTTTTTCAACACTTGTCCTATCGTTTAATATGATCGCATTAATCAATTATTTTCTCTACTTCGTATTCGAAATCAAACATCTCAAAACATTTTCGTTCATACAAACtgcgataaaatatatttctcaaaaTTCAACGATGAAGTGCGTCAACTaccattttttttctcaataatatatatatatacacaatgaTATGTTTATTTGTAATCACTATACATATGGAGTGATAAAatcacttaaaaatataaattaaaaactgaCTGTTGACTCATATTATGTGTACCTATTTACCTGAACAACATCAAATCGAATTTCAAAACTTCTCTCCTCTTTCAGTAGTACACATCGTTGTGCGTAGAGAGCGCGACAGCGCGAGCATGAGCCTTCAAGTGCGCCTCGCGCGCCCTCATCACTTCCGGTGTGTCGATGACACGGCCATCGGAACCCAATGGCGCTAGAGGTCCCCGATAACCCATCGATGGTGTGTGTTTGTAAGTGACACGAATCGGTGTTAAATAAACCAAATTTCTTCGACCATCGAACACGTTTAGTTCGTAAAATTCGGATGCTTTCGAAGCTGCGCGCGTATGCGCTGCTAAATGAGACTCCTTCGCGGCAGTCACCTTAAATGAAAATACAGAAAACACGCTGTAAAGTTTGTTCCTTTACGCAGAATGGAAGCAGAAGTTCTAACAAAGTGAAAGAGAATAGAACAAAGTGAAATAGAAGTTCTAACAAAGAGCACAATTATAATGCGCGATTCTTctacaaatttctattttctttgatacaattctctttttttttggcATACTATAAGTAACAAATACTTATTAATACGGAAAACACGCTGTAAAGTTTGTTCCTTTACGCAGAATGGAAGCGGAAGTTCTAACAAAGTGAAATAGAATAGAACAAAGTGAAATAGAAGTTCTAACAAAGAGCACAATTATAATGCGCGATTCTTctacaaatttctattttctttgaTATAATTCTCTTTTTTTTGGCATACTATAAGTAACAAATacttattattacaaatatgctaaagaaattttgtaaactGTAACGTACATCTGTataattaaaatgtaattataattatgaggttttatttacaaaataagaATTTATTTGCGTAAACTTACTCTTCGACTGGTCAAATCGTgacaagaatattaaaaatttataattactaCTTTCGAAACTACCAAAACTTAGAACCACTTCTGTTTCTGAACTTAGAAACCCTTTTGCTTTAGCATTTTGTGCTCAATTATGGTTTTATCCGTACTTAATGTAATGTGAAATTTTGTAATTGCAATGTCATTTGCTTGGAGAGTTATCAAATAATTTCTATCGTATATTAAAAAAACTTGCTTTCAAGCCGTGATTGGGGTTATTCTATTCACTCATAATCTAAATGAGTGTAGCTATTGAGTATATTAGAACAACatgtaaataatacaataaaacagtctgaaatttttaaacattgttcGACTTTTAAGGGCTACAGAATTCTCTATaacttgaaaaattcttcgtattataatatttttatgattCTCCACACTACgatgatatatttttcaaaagttaAACTTCAAGAACATGTCACCAACAACAAAAAAAGTTGATTCTTCTGACCTGTCAAATGAGAATATCCTCTCGATTCATCGCTGGTTTAACTTCTTACACtttagataaataaatttcgttttttttgtttattaatgggtgaaactaaaaattctttttaatcgtAAATAAGCAATCTCTTTATTTGCCGATGTTAGTGAtgttttatttcgttaatttctcACAATAATTTTCTGATCCTATCCCTTTTCAAATATATTACCGAAAAGGCCTTAAAATAGAATTGAAAACATTATGATCACCAATAATAATCGATCAACGAATAAAGGAATTGCTTGTGttacgattaaatattttaattttagataAATGTTCGTTCCAAAGTATTCGACCAAACGGTGGTCAATGTATCATAAGACGTGCATTGGGTCTTAGGCGAATATCGTGTAACTTGACAGTAAATGTAGAAATAACTGTACTTACCTCAGGAGTGTCAATGACGCGGCCATCGCGACCTAATGGAGCAAATGTTCTCTGACGCTGACGTTTCTGCACCATCGGCTCGTTCATCGTACGAGGCATATACGTCATCTCGTTGTTACCGTACATTTCGTAATCGTTTTGGGCCTTCCTCAATCTAGCCACGGTCTCCGCGTGCAGCGCTAGGTGAGTTGCTCTCGCGTGAGCCACTTCCGGTGTGTCCATGACCATTCCATCGTTCGTGAGTGGCGCTGATGGGCCCCGATATTGATAATAATCTTTGTCTTCGTAGGCTTCAGCAATGGCTGACGCGACTAACACAGCCAGGACTATCTGAAAAATTCCAGGCAACAAATCAAATCGTGTTCGACGAATGTGAGGAAAAAACTATTTCGCGAGATGATAAAcaagatttaatatttttattacgcaCGTGTAACAGTAAGGAGTCAGATGCTGTTACAGTGATGTTATTAAAATCTAATTCTAAAATATTAACATCGTTCGGTGAATTGATCGTAATAATTGACACTCATCCTtgataattttgtttttcagTTTCACTGTCAATTTTGAGCCTCAAGATTCTCTCCCTATttcgattattaattttgtCTGCCAAtgtttttcgttaattttctttaaaattcatttgtgtttattaattatattggtCGAAGTTTAATGACAATTTTCTGTGAAAATAaatcttgaaaattaaatttataccgGTATTCGATTGTTCGATCGTGTATGTCGCGTTTAATTACCTTCAACGAACCGACTTAAATCGAGTTAGCTCTTAAGTTCAGTTTGACAGATATCTAATTTAAGAGTAGTcgaatgaaaacaattttctcgaaGATAAAATTAAAGACCGATATTAAGTTCGTTCACTTTTAACATAATATTTCCAATGAAGTTACAAGttacgaacgaaacaattataAACATTGTCTCGGTTAATCACCAGAAATGCCGAAATCACCAATTATTATTAGAAATCTTTACATGTCGAAATCACTAATCGAAGTCTGTCAAATAAATATCATATTTGAACGCTAAAAGTCCCAAAGTATAATCAATAATATTATACTTATATTTTCCCTTATTTCTGCTTACTGTACTATATTCTCTCGaaacttcgaaatcgatttcaagtaaaaacaatttttctcaagaTCCCAGTAGTTGTGAAACAacgtcgaacaatttttttttgctttcctTCGAATGTCCATCGAATCGAAGTTCATTGCCAGTTGACTGTGTTAATTTCTGCCCTCGCGTGATTTTCACCTCGTTAAATCGCACTTACGAGTGATCTCATGCTGCCGAGACACCACCGGCCACGAAACGGACGTCTTGGTTTCGAGAGTGTCACGTTCGATCCGGTCGATCTAGCTTTTATAGCGTCGCGGTGTCAGCTCGCGAAACCACCTTACGATGATCACACTCGGGACGAAATCAACACCATAATTGTTTCGTTTCTGGCGCGAATGTTAACCGTGACCCTGGTCCGGTGTATTTCACTTccctgaaattaatttttgcgaGACGTTCAATTGGCTGTCTAAATGCTCCCCACTACGAGTTTTTCAAAGAAGAAATTAAACTGTCCTCGATTGGCAAACGAAAAGTTACGAATCTCATAATACTAATGGTTCGATGTTCCAATTTTAAGAGTAATATTAATGGTTCGATGTATTAACAGCTTAACTAATGATTCggtgtttcaattttatttctactAATCTTTGAATCGAAGTGTAGAATACAACATtattaaatgaattttaacAGCTGGTTCGcgcgattaaaaatatatctaacgaaaaaaatattcttttttattatggAAAACAGCAAACGTGAGTtagaaaataatcgattttCATTTGAGAAGCAAAGTAGCGTAAATCGAAGTTCGCGTACTTCGTgtactttattttattatgaATGTTTTTGAAAAGAGGAATACAATATATGtggacgaattaaaaaaaaaattaagattgaaaaaagaaagaaaagtaaaggTCGTTTTGAGTTTAAATATTCCTTtggataaatatatttcttatttttatttcatattcttAACAAATAGGAAATCAGCTGAGTTAAAAATTAAACACTGACTTGTACTACTTAGTATTCAATATTAGTGTTGAAACTCAAATATCAATTGAAACATAATAATAATGTGATTTATGTAgtaatacattttatatattattttaatgtctagtataattttcaatttgcactccttatttataattcttataatttgcaaatcacttatttctATCACTTTATTTTatgtatagaaataaatatatattactttaCATGTGCACATATAAAAAAGTGATAGAAATAAATGActtgcaaattataagaattgtaaataacgagtggaaattgaaaattataatagaCATTAAAAAGTGGTAGCTAATCACATTATTATTATGTTTCAATCGATGTTTTAGAGTTCCAACGTTAATATTGAATACTAAGTAGTATAAGTCAGTGTTTAATTTTTGATCTCAATTGATTTCCtatttacgaagaaaaagtTAGTATGcagttataaaagaaaaattttccattttattgTGTAATGTTTCAAACTCCTGTTCAACGATCATTTTCAAAGTAACAACGTAAAATTAACTCAACAATATATTCATATAAATAACATACATTTGTTATATTATCTCGAACAAGAGTTTCAGACATTACACAATAAAATACGTTCACTGACTATGAATCCTCGTTCCAGAgacgattacaatttttatctagGTAAGAATTTCGAACGACTAAAACGTGAAAAACTGTTTTTCCGTTActagtcgaataaaaattcgaatttcaattatagaatattttttcacaatgaagaaataaaatttcatccgtCCAATTGAATAAAACATTGCGAATGGATCGCGATAAGTTGgtttcatttaaataaaaattttgcccagCTTGGTTCCCATTACTGTTCGTGTTCAAGAAGCAATCACCTATTATGccatgaatttttaatattacaccTGTCGTCCTCAAACGTCCCTGATGTTCGTCTCGACTTTTCGAGGTCAGTTTTCAAGCTTCGCGATCCCAACCCCCTCACCGCAAACGAGGCGATGCAACTTAGGCAGTACTTTTTGCGGTttgaaaacacgcccgattcacGGACGACTAGACGAGATCATAGATCCTCCAGTGATCCCTTCAAGGTAGGCCTCTTTCTACGATGAGTTCTCGTTCCCATATAAACTGTGGCCCAGAAAGAGGCTGGCCAATTACTCTCCGATCCGGCTTCAAAATTCTTCGACTCTCGTACTAATAGCATTTCATTGATCGACCAGTTTTTAACAAAGAATGCAAAGTCAAAACATAAGAATAAAGATGGTCGACACACAAATTTATGAAAAGAATATATTCTTAACGCTTTCGTCCCTGAACTCTGTACCTTTCGatacgaaattttttaaatagagtTATGTCTATATAACACGATAACTGATATAACAGAAATCTTTGTATTGTCAATAACGGAATTGATAC is a genomic window containing:
- the LOC143155161 gene encoding uncharacterized protein LOC143155161; protein product: MNILLILAVLVASAIAEAYEDKDYYQYRGPSAPLTNDGMVMDTPEVAHARATHLALHAETVARLRKAQNDYEMYGNNEMTYMPRTMNEPMVQKRQRQRTFAPLGRDGRVIDTPEVTAAKESHLAAHTRAASKASEFYELNVFDGRRNLVYLTPIRVTYKHTPSMGYRGPLAPLGSDGRVIDTPEVMRAREAHLKAHARAVALSTHNDVYY